The Cutaneotrichosporon cavernicola HIS019 DNA, chromosome: 3 region GACGCAAAGATGCACCCGCATTCTTTAGACATCAGACACACCCACCCCCGCTACGCCCACAGGTTGGTCGCCGCAGCATAGACGCTTCGATCTGCCAAATCTCCCTCGGTTGCCAGTTGACAGTTCTCACTACACGAACGACATCTCGCTCATGTACCCAACCCACACGCAACCTTCCCCTAACCAACACCCACCGCTCCTACGCCCGCGATACCCCCGTCGCGTTATGCTATTCATTCCACCCTAGGTTAATGCTTCTGACCGTTACACGCCCTCTGTGCACGTCAGCAACTCTTTTCCCGGCAAGAAAAAAAGAACAAGCCACAATCACTCACGAGCAAGAGCGGCGTTGTAGCGGTTGACGCGGGTagcggcggtggcgtcAATGGTCTTGTCACCAATGTCGACAAGGAGACCGCCAAGAACCGAGGGGTTGACCTTGTTGGTAAACTTGAGGGTCTtgccgtcggcgagggccgagCCCTTGAGGGCCTTCTCGAGACGGGCCATGGTCTTGGAgtcgagggcctcggccgAAGTGacaacgacctcgagctctcCCCGGTACGCCGACATGAGGGTGTTGAAGTCGGCAAAGACCTTGTCGGCGGACGAGAGGCGGCCGTTCTCCGAAAGGATCGAGAGAAGGTTGGAGAGGTAGGGCTGCGACTTGGGGACAaccttgtcgagggcgacctGGCGCTCCGAAGCCGAGAGGGTGGGGTTGTCTGCGTGTGCGAGGAAGGAGTAGAGGGACAGCAGGAAGCGATGGAATGGAGGCGTAGGTCAttgtcgaggaagagatGGCGTCAGCAATCGCTCTACTCTAGCCCAGAGCAACCTCGCACAACTCACggatgagggcggcgagcttgtcgtcggTCTTGAGCTTCTGGCCGAACGACTCAATGTCCTTGGCGAGAgactcgagctccttggacgacttcttgagcgccgcaAGGTAAGCCGAGGTCGCGTAGGTGCCGGTCAGCGAGTTGAGCTGAACGGGCGCCTGTGGGGTCAGCAATAGTTCCATGCattctccttcttgtcccAATCCCATATACGCATCGTGCGGTCCCAATACCCTCGCCTGATCCAGATCCAGTCTCCAAGCAGCCGTGCGGTGCATTTGGActggcgagctggcgagCTAGCTAGCACGCTGGCGTGGATCGCGGATTTCGTCGGGGCGATTTGGGACGACGGTTTATTATGCGCAGATGGGATTTTCGGTGGGGAGCAGACGAGAGACGGACCTTgaccgacgaggcggtggcGTAGCCACGGCGGGCAACGGTGCGGGCGATGGAGGCCATTTTGGAGAgagtggtgaggagggtggtggagaTGGGGTATACGGTGCTTTGCCTAGCAGCGAACTGATCCGATGCGAGCCAacccctccttctccttgccccAAGCTTGACTTGGCTCAGCCAGCCGACCAGCCAGccgccagccagccagccagccagccagccagtcACTCTGAGGCTCAAGTCCATCTAAGCGGGCCAGGCGGAGGTGCCTTTTCTCCGCCAGCCCGCGAGTGTGGCGGTTCCATATGTGCGCCTATCTTGAAAAATACTAATTTGTGTCTCAAGGTGTTGGGAGGCCTGTTGAGACGCCTAAATTATGGATGAAAACTGGGGGGTTTAGTTAAATTTTGATTCACCGAACTTGAGCACGACTTCAGGGCAACCGCGTCAATAGGAGATACCCTGAATCGGGCAGCGTAGGGCCGTCAGGAAGAGGATGTAGGGGGGTTTCAGGGTATATGTGGATGGGGAGAAGGTGGTTGGTTTAGAGCGGCTATAGGAGAAACAACCAAGCCGCAAGCCGTATACCCGTATAAGAGGCACGGGTTGCTCTTTAGTGCGACTCCTTGTCTAACTGATTAGGTTGTCCCACTGGTACCTTTTTTTTGCTAATATGGGCATGTCTAATATAATCCCATACCTTGGGTCTAGTGGGTaagttgaggaggagattaGTGACCAGCCTTTGAGTGGATGGTAGGCggggggggtgggtggtTGTTGTTGTGTTGTTGACAGTCAAACTGTTGCGCCTCTCACGCCTCTAACAAAACCCCTTTGCCCCGTGTGACCCCACCCTAGGGGGTCACCCTTGGTCTCCACAAATTTGATTCCGCTTGGTTGTACCTTTGCGATCCGTCCCATACCATCCAGGCCATCCAGTTTCCACTGTACCTTTGGGTACCTCATCTTTGCATCAAAGACAAAGACCCGATCAAGGCCGgtccccctcctcccccctcccccctcccccccctctcGCTCTTCGGCCCTCCCCTTGcctctctcactctctctctctgcTGCCGCTTCCCTAGTTGCATCAACTTCGGCTGTCTCACTCAAACCTCTCATTCACCCTTTGCTTCTACCGCCGTTACCGCTACCAACCCTTCCTCCGACACCTCTGACCTTTgcctcaccaccaccaatCTACTCAAAACTACTTTGACTACATTAACTCATCACTCTTCTTGTGTAAAAAAAAAAAACAACAACATCACCTgccccaccttccccgcctccccctcccaccccctctccctcgccgccaacaCTCACGGCTACACTGCAAAACTCTTAGGCTCGCATCGCTACGCcttcccttctcctcgccaccactcGGATCATCATCCCGTCGCTCCTCACATCACAATCTCGcaacctcaccctcctccgctcacagctcctccgccacaCCTACCCCGGCCACTCTTGCATTCCCTCATCACGCCATTGACCGCCCCCCGcccatcatcatcctcatTATAGCCCCACTCACATCACAACATCACACGGACACCGGTCACTCCCTTGTCGTCATTTCGCAATCTTTGCATTTGGACACAACTCGTCATCTGACCACTGCCGCTTAACCGCTTAGCCCACACACTCGTCCagccacctccaccacagCCACACGTTCCTGGGCAGAATGAATACGGCACTGCCACTTCTCAACCTGTTGCATAACGGCAACTACAATGGCAGCCCATCCCTAGCAGACCACAACTTTGGCCGATCGTATAGCGAATACACCAACGGCTCAGACGCAGAACCAGCGCCGACACAGTCAAACGGCTACAACCCCTCGTATGGGTACCCCTACCCCGACGACCTGTCGACGTTTGGTCTCTCGGTCCACGACCAATACGGCTCGCGGCCCAACAGCTCTGGACAGCCGCCAAGCACTGGCGGTTaccccaacctcgtcgGGCCAGACTTTACGTCACACCATCAGCACCAATACCGCAACGATGGCGGCCACCATGGCCAGCACTCTCACCACAATGGGGCGACTACCGGCGAGCCAGCGCGTTACCTCGACCTGGATCTGAACCAGGCCGGGCCATCGAGCTATCGCCATCCGTCCAGCGGCGACATGTACGCCCAGTCGGAAGCTTCGCAGGAGGGCGGAGCGACACATTCCGTTGTCGACTCAACACGGGATGATCACGACAGCAAGGCGGCGAACGGATCGCCAGAAGGCGCTGCTCCTACCGAGGGAGCCGAAGCCGACAACGAGGAGCCACTCTACGTCAACGCCAAGCAGTACCACCGCATATTGAAGCGCCGCATGGCGCGCGCAcggctcgaggagctgaaCCGCCTAGTCCGCTCGCGCAAGGTGAATAGCCCACGCTGTGGAGATGCTAACCTCAGCCCTATCTGCACGAGTCCCGACACCGTCACGCCTGCTCCCGCCCTCGCGGCAAGGGCGGACGTTTTCTCACTGCCGACGAGATTGAACAGCTCAAAAGGG contains the following coding sequences:
- the HAP2 gene encoding uncharacterized protein (CCAAT-Binding transcription Factor), whose product is MNTALPLLNLLHNGNYNGSPSLADHNFGRSYSEYTNGSDAEPAPTQSNGYNPSYGYPYPDDLSTFGLSVHDQYGSRPNSSGQPPSTGGYPNLVGPDFTSHHQHQYRNDGGHHGQHSHHNGATTGEPARYLDLDLNQAGPSSYRHPSSGDMYAQSEASQEGGATHSVVDSTRDDHDSKAANGSPEGAAPTEGAEADNEEPLYVNAKQYHRILKRRMARARLEELNRLVRSRKPYLHESRHRHACSRPRGKGGRFLTADEIEQLKREEAAKQESGSTSLDGDAPSGSVSGEGSGVSDSSPALA
- the ATP5 gene encoding uncharacterized protein (ATP synthase delta (OSCP) subunit), which encodes MASIARTVARRGYATASSVKAPVQLNSLTGTYATSAYLAALKKSSKELESLAKDIESFGQKLKTDDKLAALIHNPTLSASERQVALDKVVPKSQPYLSNLLSILSENGRLSSADKVFADFNTLMSAYRGELEVVVTSAEALDSKTMARLEKALKGSALADGKTLKFTNKVNPSVLGGLLVDIGDKTIDATAATRVNRYNAALAQGV